Proteins found in one Herbiconiux sp. A18JL235 genomic segment:
- a CDS encoding oxygenase MpaB family protein, translated as MPARLSLADVAPESFLLAGAGRAILLQIAHPAIGYGVAEHSDFAARPMKRLTGTLSYIYALSNGSPDEVRLVRDAVNRAHAPVRSEPGRASGAPAYDARDPELQRWVAATIYDTAVLLYERAFGRLDEASADRVYREYARLGTTLQMPEGLWPPDRAAFRRYVDETVASLRVDATVRGVADALLRAENAPLWMRAGMPLARFVTVGLLPTAAREQFGFDWDETRARRLDRLLDAAAPVYRVLPPRIRRAPQRHHLARLRAWAGEQQPAPA; from the coding sequence ATGCCCGCCCGCCTCTCGCTCGCCGACGTCGCCCCCGAGAGCTTTCTGCTCGCCGGCGCGGGCCGGGCCATCCTGCTGCAGATCGCGCATCCGGCCATCGGCTACGGCGTCGCGGAGCACAGCGACTTCGCCGCCCGCCCCATGAAGCGTCTCACCGGCACGCTGAGCTACATCTACGCCCTCTCGAACGGATCGCCCGACGAGGTCCGGCTCGTGCGTGACGCCGTGAACCGCGCGCACGCGCCGGTGCGCAGCGAGCCGGGCCGAGCATCCGGTGCCCCCGCCTACGACGCCCGAGACCCCGAGCTGCAGCGGTGGGTGGCGGCGACCATCTACGACACGGCGGTCCTGCTCTACGAGCGCGCCTTCGGGCGGCTCGACGAGGCGTCGGCCGACCGGGTGTACCGCGAGTACGCACGCCTCGGCACGACGCTGCAGATGCCGGAGGGCCTCTGGCCGCCCGACCGGGCCGCGTTCCGCCGCTACGTCGACGAGACCGTCGCCTCCCTGCGGGTCGACGCGACCGTGCGCGGGGTCGCCGACGCCCTGCTGCGCGCCGAGAACGCCCCGCTCTGGATGCGCGCCGGAATGCCCCTCGCCCGCTTCGTGACCGTGGGCCTCCTGCCCACCGCGGCGCGCGAGCAGTTCGGCTTCGACTGGGACGAGACGCGCGCCCGCCGCCTCGACCGCCTCCTCGACGCGGCGGCGCCGGTGTACCGCGTGCTGCCCCCGCGCATCCGTCGGGCGCCACAGCGCCACCACCTCGCCCGGCTGCGCGCCTGGGCGGGGGAACAGCAGCCGGCACCCGCCTGA
- a CDS encoding FAD-dependent monooxygenase has product MGRASGDRGWTSEHLVWDVIVVGAGPAGSSAARAAASAGASVLLVDRARFPRYKTCGGGLLGESLALLPARALGTVESRVPDTLVTHRFARSFRLRRASPYLAMVRRQEFDQALVDAAVEAGALFVDGVTVKGLEHPDAPGGGDRDGDGARGAGGDRDGDRARGAGRAGVRRDGGGGAGGDLAPGAGGGELVTVTTSQGVAVGRVVIGADGASGRVGRYVGVRIGDTDLGLEDEIALPRDARDWRDTVRLDWGDAAGSYAWVFPKRESLTVGVIQRKGSPEQTREYLAAWRRHLGLAEAEVLHSSGHLTQWRRPGSPVRRGRVLVAGDAAGLLEPWTREGISFALRSGGWAGEAAASAAAAAASAGAVASAGAAGHAAPTAAAGVAPGGAEAALAGYEARVRAVLEPEQVIGARLLTLFERRPALVHLLLRTPPGARFFVRFCRGETTLARLGRHRVVRAALRMLARPTEVSGARA; this is encoded by the coding sequence ATGGGCCGAGCATCCGGAGACCGCGGCTGGACCAGCGAGCACCTCGTCTGGGACGTGATCGTCGTCGGCGCCGGGCCGGCGGGCTCGTCGGCGGCGCGCGCCGCGGCCTCCGCCGGGGCGTCGGTGCTGCTCGTCGACCGGGCGCGCTTCCCCCGCTACAAGACCTGCGGCGGCGGGTTGCTCGGCGAGTCGCTCGCCCTGCTGCCCGCGCGTGCCCTCGGCACCGTCGAGTCGCGGGTGCCCGACACGCTGGTGACCCATCGCTTCGCGCGGTCGTTCCGGCTGCGGCGTGCTTCGCCCTACCTGGCGATGGTGCGGCGGCAGGAGTTCGACCAGGCCCTCGTCGACGCCGCGGTGGAGGCGGGGGCGCTGTTCGTCGACGGGGTGACAGTGAAGGGGCTGGAGCATCCGGATGCGCCTGGCGGCGGCGACCGCGACGGTGACGGTGCTCGAGGGGCCGGCGGTGACCGCGACGGCGACCGTGCCCGAGGGGCCGGCCGTGCCGGTGTTCGACGGGACGGCGGTGGCGGCGCGGGCGGCGACCTCGCCCCAGGCGCCGGCGGCGGGGAGCTCGTCACCGTCACGACCTCGCAGGGGGTGGCGGTCGGGCGGGTGGTGATCGGGGCCGACGGCGCGAGCGGGCGGGTCGGGCGATACGTGGGCGTGCGCATCGGCGACACCGACCTGGGGCTCGAAGACGAGATCGCCCTCCCCCGCGACGCGCGGGACTGGCGCGACACCGTGCGCCTCGACTGGGGCGACGCCGCGGGCAGCTACGCCTGGGTGTTCCCGAAGCGGGAGTCGTTGACGGTGGGGGTGATCCAGCGCAAAGGGTCGCCCGAGCAGACGCGCGAGTACCTCGCGGCCTGGCGGCGACACCTCGGGCTCGCGGAGGCCGAGGTGCTGCACTCCTCAGGACACCTCACACAGTGGCGCCGGCCCGGCTCGCCGGTGCGCCGGGGTCGCGTGCTCGTCGCGGGCGACGCCGCCGGCCTCCTCGAACCCTGGACCCGCGAGGGCATCTCCTTCGCCCTCCGCTCCGGCGGCTGGGCGGGCGAGGCCGCCGCAAGCGCCGCGGCCGCCGCAGCCTCCGCGGGTGCCGTTGCTTCCGCGGGTGCGGCGGGTCATGCCGCACCGACGGCTGCCGCGGGCGTCGCACCGGGCGGCGCCGAGGCCGCGCTGGCGGGCTACGAGGCGCGGGTGCGAGCGGTGCTCGAGCCCGAGCAGGTGATCGGCGCCCGCCTGCTCACCCTCTTCGAACGCCGTCCGGCCCTGGTGCACCTGCTCCTCCGCACCCCGCCCGGAGCCCGCTTCTTCGTGCGCTTCTGCCGCGGCGAGACCACCCTCGCCCGC